TTTACGGTATCACAAGCCTGTAAAGTGGGGCGAAGTGACTTGGAATTTTGGCGTATTCAATGTTTATAACCGCCGAAATCCTTATTTCCTCTTTCTCCGGGCCGATTATTCTGAAAATCCGAATTCGCCAACCATCAAAGTCCGGAAAATGAGCCTGCTTCCAATTTTGCCCGAAGTGAATTTTGGATTCAAATTTTAGTATATTCGGGTGTGAAACGGCTTGTTTACAGTTTGTTCATCTTGACTGGACTGGTAGCACTTACCAGTTGTGAAAACGACTTGGAATCCGATATTCCAAGCGCCAAGCCTCAATTGGTTGTCAATAGCCTTTTTACGCTCGACAGCGTCATCCGCATCGAAGTCAGTGCTTCGGCCTCGCCAGGGCAAGGCGGAAATATCCAGAGTCTCCGGGATGCGAAAATCATTTTGTTTGAAGATGAAACGCAACTCAAGGACCTTGTTTTGGATTCGATGCTCGCCACGCCTTTTAACTTTTCCGGCGCACCCAATGCGAGTGTAGCCCCCGTTAAGCTTTACTTTCACAAGGTGCTTTCGAGTCCAGTAAAAAGTGGCAGACCCTATACCATTGAGGTGAAATATCCCGGAATGGAGTCGGTGACGGCCACCAACACGGTGCCGAGGCCCGTACGGGCAATTGCGGAATCGCAAATTCTCGGGTCAGCCATCAACATCGACGGCACACCGATGGTCAAACATAGTTTCACCATCAACGACAACGGCGGACGGGAAAATGCTTATGGCATCGAGGTGATTGTCACGCCGGCCGGCCAAACCGGTCCTGCTCAGCGGATTCCATTTTTCTCCG
The DNA window shown above is from Bacteroidota bacterium and carries:
- a CDS encoding DUF4249 domain-containing protein, which gives rise to MKRLVYSLFILTGLVALTSCENDLESDIPSAKPQLVVNSLFTLDSVIRIEVSASASPGQGGNIQSLRDAKIILFEDETQLKDLVLDSMLATPFNFSGAPNASVAPVKLYFHKVLSSPVKSGRPYTIEVKYPGMESVTATNTVPRPVRAIAESQILGSAINIDGTPMVKHSFTINDNGGRENAYGIEVIVTPAGQTGPAQRIPFFSGEKAFSENLTVTDGQYSQGVLYQPQNGVYFTNGKFQGRHKTFDFYVDEQYTSNQYDLKVRFLTLSRDFFEFATSYQKQKLNNNNPFAEPTQVYSNIENGLGIFAGFAVTEVVF